One genomic segment of Hevea brasiliensis isolate MT/VB/25A 57/8 chromosome 3, ASM3005281v1, whole genome shotgun sequence includes these proteins:
- the LOC110662599 gene encoding probable transcription factor At3g04930: MASEQDDTVFGHDLDDDDDESSQSQDDDDDLENDDVMVENDDVLADEEDEEDLNSVSPSISSPATVPVAVPSASAVTIAVPNGVDPPCASVQAASDPKRQRVETTLVIHQQEEKKPQPQQMDESRRLFQRLWTDEDEIELLQGFLDYTTQRGSNHHDTALFYDQIKSKLQLDFNKNQLVEKLRRLKKKYRNVLNKISSGKDFTFKSPHDQATFEISRKIWSSTGQIGVVDGSLDDEEGNPNPNHPNFNDGEVKIEDQKPTPRSRKRSRSRPSAAAPSGVKVDDNRVSSEAFVVNNDSNNNNITNNNTSLNVSVVIEETVRSCLSPLFKELLSNVLAAGPCSGRGIGGLAMNAMPLTFGGGEMMVDGKWRKQQILELEVYSKRLELVQDQIRAQLEELRSMGG; encoded by the coding sequence ATGGCCTCCGAGCAGGACGACACGGTTTTTGGCCACGACCTCGACGATGACGACGACGAATCCTCTCAGTCCCAAGATGACGATGACGATCTTGAGAACGACGATGTCATGGTTGAAAACGACGACGTTCTAGCCGACGAGGAAGACGAAGAAGACCTCAACTCTGTCTCTCCTTCTATCTCCTCCCCTGCTACTGTCCCTGTCGCCGTCCCCTCCGCCTCTGCCGTCACCATCGCTGTCCCCAACGGCGTTGACCCCCCCTGTGCTTCCGTTCAGGCTGCTTCTGACCCCAAGCGTCAACGCGTTGAGACGACGCTGGTTATCCACCAGCAAGAAGAGAAAAAGCCACAACCACAACAAATGGATGAATCGAGACGGCTGTTTCAACGATTATGGACTGACGAAGACGAAATCGAGCTCCTCCAAGGGTTTCTTGATTACACGACGCAGCGAGGAAGCAATCACCACGACACTGCTTTGTTCTACGACCAAATCAAATCGAAGCTCCAGCTCGATTTCAACAAGAACCAGCTGGTTGAAAAACTACGCCGTTTAAAGAAGAAGTACCGCAATGTCCTTAACAAAATCAGCTCAGGTAAGGACTTTACTTTTAAGAGCCCTCATGATCAGGCCACTTTCGAGATTTCTCGTAAGATCTGGAGCTCTACCGGTCAAATCGGTGTTGTAGATGGTAGTTTGGATGATGAGGAaggaaaccctaaccctaaccacCCTAATTTCAACGATGGTGAAGTTAAAATCGAGGATCAGAAGCCCACTCCCAGGTCACGTAAACGTTCGCGTTCCCGGCCATCTGCTGCAGCTCCTTCCGGCGTTAAAGTTGACGATAACCGTGTCTCAAGTGAAGCTTTTGTGGTTAATAATGATAGTAACAATAATAACATCACTAATAATAATACCAGTCTAAATGTTTCGGTTGTGATTGAGGAGACGGTGAGGAGTTGCTTGTCGCCCTTGTTTAAGGAGCTGTTGAGTAATGTATTGGCTGCAGGGCCTTGCAGTGGGAGAGGGATTGGTGGGTTGGCGATGAATGCAATGCCGTTGACTTTTGGAGGAGGAGAGATGATGGTAGATGGTAAATGGAGGAAGCAGCAGATATTGGAGTTGGAGGTGTACTCCAAGAGGTTGGAGTTGGTTCAGGACCAGATTAGAGCACAATTGGAGGAGTTGCGGTCCATGGGTGGATAG